A genomic stretch from Candidatus Methylomirabilota bacterium includes:
- a CDS encoding endonuclease III — MKDADITAIVRTLKREVERWGPTAVGQVAEDSHDPFRILISCLLSLRTKDEVTGGASARLFRLADTPATMLQLRERTIARLIYPVGFYRTKAKVIRGVCRSLIEEYEGRVPDDIDELLKLKGVGRKTANLVVSVGYGKPGICVDTHVHRISNRWGYVKTRTPEETEQALRRKLPRRHWIVFNDLLVSFGQNVCKPISPLCSRCPVERYCAKVRVTRSR, encoded by the coding sequence ATGAAGGATGCTGACATTACCGCAATTGTTCGCACGCTCAAACGAGAGGTGGAGCGATGGGGTCCGACCGCCGTTGGACAGGTCGCCGAGGACTCCCACGACCCCTTTCGCATCCTCATCTCCTGTCTTCTGAGCCTGCGGACCAAGGACGAGGTGACCGGCGGGGCGTCTGCGCGCCTCTTTCGTCTGGCCGACACCCCGGCGACGATGCTTCAGCTCCGGGAGAGGACGATCGCGCGGCTGATCTACCCGGTTGGTTTCTACCGGACCAAGGCCAAGGTAATCCGTGGGGTCTGCCGGAGCCTGATCGAAGAGTACGAGGGCCGGGTTCCAGATGATATCGATGAACTCCTGAAATTAAAAGGAGTGGGCCGGAAAACGGCGAATTTAGTGGTTTCTGTCGGCTATGGCAAACCGGGGATCTGCGTCGATACCCATGTCCACCGGATCTCGAATCGCTGGGGCTATGTAAAGACACGGACGCCCGAGGAGACGGAACAGGCTCTGCGGCGCAAGCTCCCCCGGCGGCACTGGATTGTGTTCAACGATCTGCTGGTCAGCTTCGGCCAAAACGTCTGTAAGCCGATCTCACCGCTGTGTAGCCGATGCCCTGTGGAGCGATACTGCGCCAAGGTGAGGGTCACGAGGAGTCGATGA
- a CDS encoding cyclase family protein: MCVPAALEMFRSLLSSPDTLSWIGMGFAAVAGRSPARRTVRPLKVSHVVDLTQILTPDFPSWPGYPSLEILNTHNIAQHGFFANAWHVHEHSGTHVDAPLHFSGKGWSAAEIPEEALIAPAVIIDIRARARRDPDAQARVDDIKAWERKHGRVRRGAAVLMWSGWEDRASDQTAYRNMDSKGVMHFPGFSREAAEFLVNERAVGGIGVDTLSLDYGPSTDFGAHFAVLPANRWGIENLANLGKLPPKGATLFVGLPRVKGASGGPARVLAVW; encoded by the coding sequence ATGTGCGTGCCGGCTGCCTTGGAGATGTTTCGATCTCTCCTTTCGTCCCCTGATACCCTGAGCTGGATAGGCATGGGCTTTGCGGCCGTGGCTGGCCGATCACCCGCCAGGCGTACGGTACGGCCGTTGAAGGTGTCTCACGTGGTTGACCTGACCCAGATCCTCACCCCGGATTTTCCGAGCTGGCCCGGATACCCCTCCCTCGAGATTCTAAACACCCACAACATTGCGCAGCATGGGTTCTTTGCCAATGCGTGGCATGTCCATGAGCATAGCGGGACCCATGTCGATGCTCCCCTCCACTTCAGCGGGAAGGGGTGGTCGGCCGCCGAAATTCCTGAGGAAGCCCTCATCGCCCCAGCGGTCATCATCGACATTCGGGCGCGCGCGCGGCGGGATCCTGACGCACAGGCGCGAGTGGACGATATCAAGGCCTGGGAGAGAAAGCATGGGCGAGTTCGGCGGGGCGCGGCGGTGCTGATGTGGAGCGGATGGGAGGATAGGGCCAGCGACCAGACGGCGTACCGGAATATGGACAGCAAAGGGGTCATGCACTTCCCCGGGTTCAGTCGAGAGGCGGCGGAATTTTTGGTGAATGAACGGGCGGTCGGCGGGATCGGCGTGGACACTCTTAGTTTGGACTATGGCCCCTCGACAGACTTTGGAGCGCACTTTGCGGTCCTGCCGGCTAACAGGTGGGGGATCGAGAACCTGGCGAATCTGGGAAAGCTCCCTCCCAAGGGTGCGACCCTCTTCGTCGGCCTCCCACGAGTGAAGGGGGCATCCGGAGGACCCGCCAGGGTTCTGGCCGTTTGGTAG
- a CDS encoding prepilin-type N-terminal cleavage/methylation domain-containing protein, giving the protein MGRRASGFSLLEVMIASVILSVALLGLASLFPTGYQNIVYSGGMTTAASLGQQKIEALRNFPFDLGAACTVPPTDLVCLNAAGVPPAGAPSETEAIAPPVVRDGYNFTRRTWVQLQGTAPYRFAEITVILDWTEGNFGAKTFQLDARVAE; this is encoded by the coding sequence ATGGGGCGTAGGGCAAGTGGATTCAGCCTACTCGAGGTGATGATCGCGTCGGTGATCCTCAGCGTGGCCCTCCTGGGCCTCGCTAGCCTTTTCCCGACCGGCTATCAGAACATCGTCTACAGCGGCGGCATGACCACGGCGGCCAGCCTTGGACAACAAAAGATTGAAGCGCTGCGGAACTTTCCCTTCGACCTTGGAGCGGCCTGCACAGTTCCACCCACCGATCTGGTCTGCTTGAACGCGGCGGGGGTGCCCCCAGCTGGCGCGCCTTCGGAAACTGAGGCGATCGCCCCCCCCGTAGTAAGAGACGGCTACAATTTCACCCGGAGGACGTGGGTGCAGCTTCAGGGAACTGCTCCCTACCGGTTTGCGGAGATCACCGTCATTTTGGACTGGACCGAGGGGAATTTCGGCGCCAAAACCTTCCAGCTCGACGCCCGGGTGGCTGAATGA
- a CDS encoding DUF2275 domain-containing protein, translated as MRCEEIQGHLSAYLEDEVEPGERRAIEEHLPECVRCRHELELLRRTVSALTSLEEIEVPPRLTASIQAGVEAQGSSWWRNLTSRLFFPLHIKLPLEAVALILVALGAVYIYRSAPEMGQAPRPLAVTERAPRGRGAAQVAGARQDLDETTALKQSAVKTEASLNDQAEREAFEEAEPKSLKERDVGLRRFGVMRKEAPSSSNVAPLVRELILKTENFSQAASRIAEIAATLGGKLLEVRDNQQLILTIPAQEYPKFLIAVRELGAPVDVPEEAREAKPSTPQGTLMLHLRLVR; from the coding sequence ATGCGGTGTGAAGAGATTCAAGGTCATCTCTCGGCCTATCTTGAAGATGAAGTCGAGCCAGGAGAGCGTCGGGCGATAGAGGAACATTTGCCGGAATGTGTCCGTTGCCGTCACGAGCTCGAGCTTCTTCGGCGGACCGTCTCGGCTCTCACGTCTCTCGAGGAGATTGAAGTACCACCCCGGCTTACGGCGTCGATCCAGGCCGGCGTTGAGGCCCAGGGCAGCTCCTGGTGGCGGAACCTCACCTCGCGCCTCTTTTTTCCTCTCCACATAAAGCTTCCCTTGGAGGCCGTGGCCCTTATCTTGGTTGCCCTGGGTGCCGTGTATATCTACCGTTCCGCGCCGGAGATGGGACAGGCACCCCGGCCCCTTGCCGTGACCGAAAGGGCCCCTCGAGGTCGAGGCGCTGCTCAAGTCGCGGGAGCGCGGCAAGATCTGGACGAGACGACTGCGCTCAAGCAATCGGCCGTAAAGACCGAGGCGAGCCTCAACGATCAAGCAGAACGAGAGGCTTTCGAGGAAGCAGAACCCAAGTCCCTGAAGGAAAGGGATGTTGGACTGCGTCGCTTCGGTGTCATGCGGAAAGAAGCCCCCTCATCCTCGAACGTGGCTCCACTGGTCCGGGAATTGATCCTCAAGACGGAAAATTTTTCACAGGCGGCGTCTCGCATCGCTGAGATCGCCGCGACCTTGGGGGGAAAGCTCTTGGAGGTGAGAGACAACCAGCAGCTTATCCTCACGATTCCCGCACAGGAATACCCCAAGTTTTTGATAGCTGTCCGGGAACTTGGCGCGCCGGTGGATGTTCCCGAAGAGGCCAGAGAGGCGAAACCCTCCACACCACAGGGAACCCTGATGCTCCATCTTCGCCTCGTACGCTAA
- a CDS encoding PaaI family thioesterase: MDLTAEEKHLLEHFRSLGEEGRAEVSSLAKRLAAPGKKTKPPHYRDLIGQEVVRVEGGQTEVLIRVTPFLLNRAQVVHGGVICTLMDEAIGWAVYNNLEEGSRAVTAEIKINFLAAATSGTITGRGRVIRQGKNLVTGEGDIFDQEGNHLARGLGTWMIIQPQA, translated from the coding sequence GTGGACCTGACAGCCGAGGAAAAACATTTGTTGGAACATTTTCGATCCCTCGGGGAAGAGGGAAGGGCCGAAGTGTCATCTCTGGCAAAGAGGCTGGCGGCTCCAGGAAAGAAGACCAAACCTCCTCACTACCGAGACCTCATCGGACAGGAGGTGGTACGAGTCGAGGGCGGCCAGACGGAGGTTCTGATCCGGGTGACACCCTTTCTGCTGAACCGCGCCCAGGTCGTTCACGGCGGAGTGATCTGTACCTTGATGGATGAAGCAATTGGCTGGGCGGTATACAACAATCTCGAAGAAGGAAGCAGGGCGGTCACCGCCGAGATCAAGATCAACTTTCTGGCCGCGGCGACGAGTGGGACCATCACCGGTCGGGGCCGGGTGATCCGGCAAGGGAAAAACCTCGTCACCGGGGAAGGAGATATTTTCGATCAAGAGGGGAACCATTTAGCCCGCGGCCTCGGCACCTGGATGATTATTCAGCCGCAGGCCTGA
- a CDS encoding sigma-70 family RNA polymerase sigma factor gives MAARSFHSMMLETQDRDHELVDRVLAGDREAFAHLLRRHQRTVLNFMYRMVGERGAAEDLTQEVFLKAYVSLPRFRKEATFSTWLFRIAHNHCLNALKGRGREMSETALAKGPSNPNRVASVPDPSISASERLEQRELRDVIQEKLGELTPDHRAVVVLRDIQGLSYDEIASALDIEGGTVRSRLHRARMELKEKLRTYLET, from the coding sequence ATGGCCGCACGCTCCTTCCATAGCATGATGCTCGAGACCCAGGATCGGGATCACGAGCTGGTCGATCGAGTCTTGGCCGGGGACCGGGAGGCGTTTGCCCACCTCTTGCGGAGGCACCAGCGCACGGTGCTCAACTTCATGTATCGGATGGTTGGAGAGCGAGGGGCTGCGGAGGATCTCACCCAAGAGGTCTTTTTAAAGGCCTACGTTTCCTTGCCCCGGTTTCGGAAGGAGGCGACCTTTTCTACCTGGCTGTTCCGCATCGCCCACAACCATTGCCTCAATGCCCTCAAGGGAAGGGGACGGGAAATGTCGGAAACCGCCCTAGCGAAAGGCCCCTCGAACCCCAACCGAGTCGCGAGTGTCCCCGACCCGTCTATCTCTGCCAGCGAGCGATTGGAACAGCGAGAGCTTCGGGATGTCATCCAGGAGAAGCTGGGTGAACTCACGCCGGACCACCGGGCCGTCGTCGTCCTTCGAGATATCCAGGGGCTCTCGTACGATGAGATCGCCTCGGCCCTCGACATCGAAGGGGGGACGGTACGATCTCGGCTTCATCGGGCGAGGATGGAGTTGAAAGAGAAGCTGCGGACCTATTTGGAGACATGA
- a CDS encoding amidohydrolase family protein has protein sequence MQTPFGEMPVIDAHAHFFSYRFFATLAAELPEPPSEVELYPTLRKRIPWEFPEADPVDLGKQWVAEMNRHGISRMVLIASVPRDEESVAAAAQAYPDRIIAYFLLNPISDDAPARITRAFAELGVRGVCLFPAMHRFHLWDQRLLPIYETAAAHGGIVFVHCGYLKVGIREKLGLPSRFEMRFANPVDLHGVAKAFPNLPFVIPHFGCGYFRELLLLADQCSNIYTDTSSSNDWVHLMPYPLDLKTLFAKSLQVLGPERILFGTDSSFFPRGWRKDIFDAQVEVLEALQVPAPQVTQMFSGNIARLLAR, from the coding sequence ATGCAGACGCCCTTCGGCGAGATGCCGGTCATTGACGCGCACGCCCATTTCTTCTCCTACCGGTTCTTCGCCACCTTGGCAGCAGAGCTGCCCGAACCACCTTCCGAGGTAGAACTTTACCCCACTCTGCGAAAAAGAATCCCCTGGGAATTTCCCGAGGCGGACCCGGTAGACCTCGGCAAGCAGTGGGTGGCCGAGATGAATCGACACGGGATTAGCCGGATGGTCTTGATCGCGAGCGTCCCAAGGGACGAGGAATCGGTCGCAGCAGCAGCCCAGGCCTACCCTGACCGGATCATCGCCTACTTCTTGCTGAATCCCATATCCGATGATGCACCCGCTCGGATCACGCGGGCCTTTGCCGAGCTGGGGGTGAGAGGGGTGTGCCTCTTTCCCGCCATGCACCGCTTCCACCTGTGGGACCAACGCCTCCTGCCGATCTACGAAACTGCTGCCGCACATGGCGGCATCGTTTTTGTCCACTGCGGCTACCTGAAGGTGGGCATCCGCGAGAAGCTGGGTCTCCCTAGCCGGTTCGAAATGCGGTTCGCCAACCCGGTGGATCTCCACGGCGTGGCTAAGGCATTTCCCAACCTGCCCTTTGTCATCCCGCACTTTGGGTGTGGTTACTTTCGGGAGCTTCTTTTGCTCGCCGATCAGTGCTCGAACATCTATACCGATACGTCGAGCTCCAACGACTGGGTGCATCTCATGCCCTATCCCCTCGACTTGAAGACCCTCTTCGCCAAGAGCCTTCAGGTCTTGGGCCCAGAACGGATTCTCTTTGGAACGGATTCCAGTTTCTTTCCTCGGGGCTGGCGGAAGGATATCTTCGATGCCCAGGTAGAGGTCCTCGAGGCGTTGCAGGTCCCGGCCCCACAGGTTACCCAGATGTTCAGCGGGAATATTGCCCGCCTCCTAGCACGGTAG
- a CDS encoding PDZ domain-containing protein, which translates to MYRVVEYLANRAQAITYVKVKEPPPAGRGRGYGAYFGSIPDFGFEEETGVLLTGVRPGSPAEKAGLYEGDLIVRMAGVRIKNLYDLVYVLRSKRTGDTIEVVFIRNGKEIRKTTTLGRRR; encoded by the coding sequence GTGTATCGGGTCGTCGAGTATTTGGCCAATCGCGCCCAGGCAATCACCTACGTCAAGGTAAAAGAACCTCCACCGGCAGGGAGAGGTCGAGGCTACGGGGCCTACTTTGGCTCGATCCCCGACTTCGGGTTTGAGGAAGAGACCGGGGTCCTGCTCACCGGAGTCCGGCCTGGAAGCCCGGCAGAGAAGGCCGGCTTATACGAGGGTGATCTCATCGTGAGGATGGCCGGGGTCCGTATCAAGAATCTTTACGACCTGGTCTATGTCCTCCGATCCAAGCGGACCGGTGACACAATCGAGGTGGTCTTTATACGCAACGGCAAAGAGATCCGGAAAACCACTACCCTTGGGCGCCGCCGCTAA
- a CDS encoding NYN domain-containing protein, which produces MNDERKLAVYIDFENIALGAREAKYKSFEIGLVLERLVEKGKIMVKRAYADWEKYSEYKRPFHQAAIELIEIPRRAYSGKNSADIRMVVDAMDLSFSKEHIDTFVIASGDSDFSPLVSKLRENNKFVIGLGVKNSSSELLIANCDEFIYYDDLVRGIKKPRMEKLPEKKAEVFELLVDSILALLRENKDILWASMVKQTMMRKRPDFTESYYSYSTFSKLLEDASKHKIVELKRDDRSRTYIIVGLGEGH; this is translated from the coding sequence ATGAACGACGAACGTAAGCTGGCCGTCTATATTGATTTTGAAAACATCGCCCTGGGCGCCCGGGAGGCCAAGTATAAATCGTTCGAGATTGGCCTCGTCTTGGAACGGCTCGTCGAGAAGGGGAAGATCATGGTGAAGCGAGCCTACGCCGACTGGGAGAAGTATTCGGAGTATAAGAGGCCTTTCCACCAAGCCGCCATCGAACTCATTGAAATTCCTCGCCGTGCGTACAGTGGGAAGAACTCTGCCGACATCCGCATGGTGGTGGACGCCATGGACCTTTCGTTCTCCAAGGAGCACATCGACACCTTTGTCATCGCGTCGGGGGACAGCGACTTTTCCCCACTGGTCTCCAAGCTCAGGGAAAACAATAAGTTTGTCATTGGGTTAGGCGTCAAGAACTCCTCCTCGGAACTTCTGATCGCCAATTGCGACGAGTTCATCTATTACGATGATTTGGTCCGGGGGATCAAGAAGCCCCGGATGGAGAAGCTGCCCGAAAAGAAAGCCGAGGTCTTTGAACTTTTGGTCGATTCCATCCTGGCGTTGTTGCGGGAGAATAAGGACATCCTCTGGGCCTCAATGGTCAAGCAGACCATGATGCGCAAGCGTCCCGACTTCACAGAATCCTACTACAGCTACAGCACCTTCTCGAAGCTCCTCGAGGACGCCTCGAAGCACAAGATTGTGGAACTGAAACGGGACGATCGGAGTCGGACCTACATTATTGTGGGGTTGGGCGAAGGGCACTAG
- a CDS encoding GspH/FimT family pseudopilin: MRTRDFNVKDNELATARKRTGVTEWIRQLGSQGVTLIELVGAAALTAIVAGAALPMMMTSVDNARFNAAVQQIAGDMRLARSKAVSSGWEYRISGWDRRGGVNANQYRIEGRRTTAIAWPAAIDPVGQTADQYVGPWIRIGASFPGIQLDNSAAGANPPMYAGFNSSGRLCTTPLTQCFDGVSPLTITKDSIGQTRQVWISPATGHVRIQ; encoded by the coding sequence ATGCGAACACGGGATTTCAACGTCAAGGACAACGAACTGGCAACCGCCAGAAAAAGGACGGGTGTGACAGAGTGGATCCGCCAACTGGGAAGCCAGGGTGTCACGCTTATCGAACTGGTAGGGGCAGCCGCCCTGACCGCTATCGTGGCGGGGGCCGCCCTCCCGATGATGATGACCAGCGTGGACAATGCCCGGTTTAACGCGGCAGTGCAGCAGATCGCGGGGGACATGCGCCTGGCCAGGTCCAAGGCAGTGAGCAGCGGATGGGAGTACCGAATCAGCGGCTGGGACCGGCGGGGCGGAGTCAATGCCAACCAGTACCGTATAGAGGGCCGCCGGACCACGGCGATCGCCTGGCCGGCCGCCATAGATCCAGTGGGGCAAACGGCTGATCAGTACGTGGGGCCGTGGATCCGGATCGGCGCGAGCTTTCCCGGCATCCAGCTGGACAACAGCGCGGCCGGGGCAAACCCTCCAATGTATGCCGGGTTCAACTCCTCCGGAAGGCTCTGTACTACTCCCCTCACCCAGTGCTTCGATGGGGTGAGTCCGCTGACGATCACGAAGGATAGTATAGGGCAGACGCGGCAAGTCTGGATTTCCCCGGCGACCGGCCACGTGCGAATCCAGTAG
- a CDS encoding sigma-54 dependent transcriptional regulator, with the protein MKIDPKKIKVLAVDDDPGSRELLQTILESHGYQVVTATTGKEGLNIVQGAPVDLVMTDLRMPGMDGLAFLKAIHESLPALSVIITTAYASIDSAVEATKLGAYGYITKPVTSERVLHLVRRAIEEQQLRQENLYLRRQLEERHQFANIIGKAPRMQEIFRLVEDLEKSESTVLIQGTTGTGKELIAKALHFHSPRRDRSFVAVNCGGLTETLLESELFGHLRGAFTGAISSKRGLFREADGGTLFLDEISETSPTMQVKLLRAIQEGEVKPVGGEQSMKVDVRIIAATNQDLSQAMAAGRFRPDLYYRLNVIVVGLPDLKDRREDIPLLTNHFLGIYNQRQKKEIRDIAPEALALLLDYEWPGNVRELENCIERAVVLARGEMIQAENLPRGLRQPATERSITFNVGTPLDLLERRALLATLQDVNGNKTTAARLLGISQRTLYRKIKGYGLDRLLHENKMPESA; encoded by the coding sequence GTGAAGATCGATCCCAAGAAGATTAAGGTCCTTGCAGTGGACGACGATCCCGGGTCCCGGGAGTTGCTCCAGACGATCCTGGAGTCCCACGGCTATCAGGTGGTCACCGCAACCACCGGCAAGGAGGGACTCAACATCGTCCAAGGAGCGCCAGTCGATCTGGTGATGACCGACCTTCGGATGCCGGGCATGGACGGCCTAGCCTTTCTCAAGGCGATTCACGAATCCCTCCCTGCGCTGTCGGTGATCATCACGACCGCGTACGCCTCAATCGACTCGGCCGTCGAAGCCACCAAGCTCGGGGCCTACGGCTACATCACCAAGCCGGTCACCAGCGAGCGAGTCCTGCACCTGGTGCGGCGGGCGATCGAGGAGCAACAGCTACGCCAGGAGAATCTCTATCTGCGGCGCCAGCTCGAGGAGCGGCACCAGTTCGCCAACATCATCGGCAAGGCCCCCCGCATGCAAGAGATTTTCCGGCTGGTTGAAGACCTCGAGAAAAGCGAGTCAACGGTGCTCATCCAGGGAACGACGGGGACCGGCAAGGAGCTGATCGCCAAGGCGTTGCACTTCCATAGCCCCCGGAGGGACCGCTCCTTTGTGGCCGTGAACTGCGGGGGACTCACGGAAACCCTGCTCGAAAGCGAGCTGTTCGGACACCTCCGGGGCGCCTTCACCGGAGCCATCTCCAGCAAGCGCGGGCTCTTCCGGGAGGCGGACGGCGGGACCCTCTTCCTGGACGAGATCAGTGAAACCAGCCCTACCATGCAGGTCAAGCTCCTCCGAGCGATCCAAGAGGGAGAGGTCAAGCCGGTGGGTGGGGAGCAGTCGATGAAGGTGGATGTCCGGATCATTGCCGCCACCAACCAGGATCTGAGCCAAGCGATGGCAGCAGGGAGGTTTCGGCCCGATCTCTACTATCGCCTCAACGTCATTGTGGTCGGGCTTCCCGACCTGAAGGATCGGCGGGAGGACATTCCCCTGCTGACCAATCACTTCCTGGGGATCTATAACCAACGTCAGAAGAAGGAGATCCGCGATATTGCCCCCGAGGCCCTCGCCCTACTCCTCGACTACGAGTGGCCAGGCAATGTGCGCGAGCTGGAGAACTGCATCGAACGGGCGGTGGTGTTGGCCCGGGGCGAGATGATCCAGGCCGAAAACCTCCCCCGGGGGCTGCGGCAGCCGGCCACCGAGCGGTCCATTACATTCAACGTCGGGACCCCCTTGGATTTGCTCGAGCGCCGGGCTCTCCTGGCTACGCTCCAGGATGTGAACGGGAACAAAACCACCGCTGCTCGGCTCCTGGGGATTTCACAGCGCACCTTGTATCGGAAGATCAAGGGATACGGGCTGGACCGCCTCCTGCACGAAAATAAGATGCCCGAGTCCGCGTGA
- a CDS encoding MBL fold metallo-hydrolase, with product MMSAKRTWSAGQDEVPEGRAEVIVLGAGDAFGSGGRNQPAFLVNLPSWSFLLDCGATTLVALKRLGLDPDAIEAILLSHFHGDHTAGIPFLFLEYQFLAERQRPLIIAGTPGIEERVEGLWRLMYEETGRTIQRRFPIQYLELTPKSWTRMGPVEVLPVEVVHHRREVAYGYKVKAAGKVLGYSGDTEWTDELIQLSDGCDLFICESTQYDGDLRFHMSYSQIQAHRLALKCKRLLLTHLDADALARMQDLSDEVAYDGMRIVL from the coding sequence ATGATGTCCGCCAAGAGGACCTGGTCAGCCGGCCAAGACGAGGTACCCGAAGGACGGGCAGAGGTCATCGTCCTCGGGGCGGGGGATGCCTTTGGCAGTGGCGGGCGGAATCAACCGGCCTTCCTCGTCAACCTACCTTCTTGGTCCTTTCTCCTGGACTGCGGGGCCACGACCCTGGTGGCTCTCAAGCGGCTTGGCCTGGACCCAGATGCCATCGAAGCCATCCTTCTCAGCCACTTCCACGGGGATCACACCGCAGGCATCCCGTTTCTATTCCTCGAGTATCAGTTTCTTGCTGAGCGGCAACGCCCCCTTATCATCGCAGGCACTCCGGGAATCGAAGAGCGGGTAGAAGGCCTCTGGCGGCTGATGTATGAAGAGACCGGGAGGACGATACAACGGCGATTTCCCATCCAGTACCTTGAGCTGACGCCAAAGAGCTGGACCCGGATGGGGCCCGTAGAGGTCCTGCCCGTAGAGGTCGTGCATCACCGCCGAGAGGTCGCCTACGGGTATAAGGTGAAGGCGGCAGGGAAGGTTCTCGGCTACAGCGGTGACACCGAGTGGACGGATGAACTCATTCAGCTCTCAGACGGGTGCGATCTCTTCATCTGCGAGTCCACCCAATATGATGGGGATCTCCGGTTTCACATGAGCTATTCGCAGATCCAAGCACACCGCTTAGCCCTCAAGTGCAAGCGCCTGCTCCTCACCCACCTTGATGCCGATGCGCTGGCCCGCATGCAGGACCTCTCAGACGAGGTCGCTTACGACGGTATGCGCATCGTTCTCTAA
- a CDS encoding M28 family peptidase, producing MKGRGSELRVQSSGRRGYLGAWIVFLPLLVAASALRGEGIITPSALLEQVGILASPAMTGRGVGTPGIDRAADHIAREFQMAGLKPGGTHRFHQPLSVITGVKVGRKTRMRLISWGHDQQRSAALSEQLFAPFGFSEDGAVEAEVVFAGYGITAPELEYDDYAEVDVTDKVVLVMTHEPREKDEKSPFRDPEAYRYTEVRYKTINAREHGAKAIIIVEDPLSHEGEHEDLFAIRGVAGGRRAGIVAVNAKRSVAESLLRSTGKTLVRLQQAIDRALKPQSLPIPRARVAIRVELIEERGTTANIIGVLLGSDPVLRETAIVVGAHYDHLGLGGEYSLAPSRYGEIHPGADDNASGTAGLILLARAFAQSGGAKRTLIFAAFSAEELGIVGSSHYAKNPWFPLQQTVAMVNLDMIGRLKNRTLYAFGVKTGKEFADLLGEVNQNPGLTLTLGGDGYGPSDHTSFYARGVPSSSSSPARIPTTTDLRTPQTRSTGKDWPRCLASCIGSSSIWPIAPRQSPTSR from the coding sequence ATGAAAGGCAGAGGTTCAGAGTTGAGGGTTCAGAGTTCAGGGAGGAGAGGATATCTCGGGGCCTGGATCGTTTTCCTTCCGCTGCTCGTGGCTGCATCGGCGCTACGGGGGGAGGGGATTATCACTCCGTCCGCGCTGCTCGAGCAGGTGGGGATCCTGGCGTCACCAGCCATGACGGGTCGCGGAGTCGGTACCCCGGGGATTGATAGGGCGGCGGATCACATCGCCCGGGAGTTTCAGATGGCGGGCCTGAAACCGGGAGGAACCCACAGGTTCCACCAACCGCTTTCGGTGATTACCGGGGTGAAGGTGGGACGAAAGACCCGAATGCGCCTCATAAGCTGGGGGCACGATCAGCAGCGGTCAGCTGCCCTTTCTGAACAACTTTTTGCCCCCTTTGGTTTCTCTGAGGACGGAGCAGTAGAAGCAGAAGTTGTTTTTGCGGGATATGGGATTACTGCACCCGAGCTGGAGTACGATGACTATGCTGAGGTCGACGTAACTGACAAGGTCGTCCTCGTCATGACCCATGAGCCACGGGAGAAAGATGAAAAAAGCCCTTTCCGGGATCCGGAGGCGTACCGGTACACGGAGGTTCGGTATAAAACCATCAATGCGAGGGAACATGGGGCCAAGGCCATCATCATCGTGGAAGATCCGCTGAGTCATGAGGGAGAGCACGAGGACCTCTTTGCCATCCGGGGCGTGGCGGGAGGTCGCCGAGCCGGGATCGTCGCCGTGAATGCCAAACGGAGCGTCGCCGAGAGTCTCCTCAGATCCACCGGAAAGACCTTGGTTCGGTTACAGCAAGCAATCGATCGGGCTCTCAAGCCACAGAGCCTGCCGATCCCGAGGGCTCGGGTGGCAATCCGGGTTGAGCTGATTGAAGAGCGCGGAACCACCGCCAATATCATCGGTGTCCTCCTCGGATCGGATCCGGTCCTCCGGGAGACCGCTATCGTCGTGGGCGCCCACTACGACCACCTGGGCCTCGGAGGAGAATACTCTCTCGCCCCCTCTCGGTACGGCGAGATTCACCCTGGTGCCGATGACAATGCGTCAGGGACGGCGGGTTTGATCCTCCTAGCCAGAGCCTTTGCCCAGAGCGGCGGAGCCAAGCGAACCCTGATTTTTGCCGCCTTCTCTGCCGAGGAGTTAGGGATCGTGGGTTCCTCCCATTACGCCAAAAATCCCTGGTTTCCGCTTCAACAGACCGTGGCCATGGTCAATCTGGACATGATCGGCCGCCTCAAGAATCGGACCCTCTACGCCTTCGGTGTCAAGACAGGGAAGGAGTTCGCCGACCTCCTTGGGGAAGTGAATCAGAACCCCGGGCTCACGCTCACACTCGGCGGGGACGGGTACGGCCCTTCGGATCACACCAGTTTCTACGCCCGAGGGGTGCCGTCCTCTTCTTCTTCACCGGCCCGCATACCGACTACCACCGACCTTCGGACACCGCAGACAAGGTCAACGGGGAAGGACTGGCCGAGGTGTCTCGCTTCGTGTATCGGGTCGTCGAGTATTTGGCCAATCGCGCCCAGGCAATCACCTACGTCAAGGTAA